A region from the Vanessa tameamea isolate UH-Manoa-2023 chromosome 3, ilVanTame1 primary haplotype, whole genome shotgun sequence genome encodes:
- the LOC113397293 gene encoding transmembrane protein 184C: MCTRPITFFSQWRLWIRPFFIASYVLLVIILVPLLIIHSINNGFTKSDQGTLVGGGFVLLAVPISIWQITQHIVHYNKPSLQKHIIRILWMVPIYALNAWIGLEFPEQSIYMDSLRECYEAYVIYNFMKYLLNYLNADNDLEAVLETKPQVYHIFPLCCMTPWDMGSEFVHNCKHGILQYTLVRPVTTVISMICDLCGVYGESDFSPNVAFPYMIAINNLSQFVAMYCLVLFYKANRSELKPMKPIGKFLCIKAVVFFSFFQGVLINILVYCGVISTIFDISDKDKIMIISSKLQDFLICIEMFLAAIAHHYSFSYKPFVSPLDPSPSCLGSFLAMWDVSDVKRDISEHLGVVGSSFSRRLRGKSMYHMARGCDESSRLVGEPVPSSSAPNLTIEATEPPSVEVRPSVYGSIENTMGGSITSETEPLINTNDSNNIDPKV, translated from the exons atgtgtacAAGACCGATAACGTTTTTCAGCCAATGGAGGTTATGGATTCGTCCTTTTTTTATAGCAAGTTATGTTTTGTTGGTCATAATACTTGTACCACTGCTTATAATCCATTCAATTAACAATGGATTTACTAAATCAGACCAAGGTACTTTAGTAGGAGGAGGTTTTGTTCTTCTGGCGGTCCCTATCTCTATATGGCAAATCACCCAACATATTGTACACTATAATAAGCCATCATtgcaaaaacatataataag gaTACTATGGATGGTTCCCATTTATGCTCTAAATGCATGGATAGGCTTAGAGTTTCCCGAGCAATCAATTTACATGGATTCATTGAGAGAATGCTATGAGGCATATGTGATTTATAACTTCATGAAGTACCTTCTTAATTATTTGAATGCAGATAATGACCTGGAAGCAGTGTTGGAAACAAAACCACAAGTGTATCATATATTTCCACTCTGTTGTATGACTCCATGGGATATGGGGAg tgaatTTGTACACAATTGCAAACATGGTATACTTCAATATACATTAGTGAGGCCAGTTACAACTGTTATATCAATGATATGTGACCTCTGTGGAGTTTACGGAGAGAGTGACTTCAGTCCCAATGTGGCTTTCCCCTACATGATAGCTATCAATAATTTGTCTCAGTTTGTAGCTATGTATTGCTTGGTGCTCTTTTATAAAGCAAACAGATCCGAGTTGAAACCAATGAAACCTATTGGGAAATTTCTGTGTATAAAGGCTGTTGTCTTCTTTTCGTTCTT TCAAGGAGTTCTTATCAATATTTTGGTATACTGCGGAGTGATATcaacaatatttgatatttcggacaaagataaaataatgattatatcttCCAAGCTACAG gatTTCCTTATATGCATAGAGATGTTTTTAGCGGCCATTGCACACCACTATAGTTTCTCCTATAAGCCGTTTGTTTCACCACTTGACCCGTCACCATCATGCCTTGGCTCATTCCTGGCTATGTGGGATGTATCTGATGTGAAGAGAGATATATCGGAGCATCTTGGAGTAGTTG GGAGCTCATTTAGTAGACGATTGCGTGGTAAGTCCATGTACCACATGGCGAGAGGCTGCGACGAGAGTTCGAGACTAGTCGGTGAGCCCGTGCCTTCCAGCTCAGCGCCGAACTTGACCATCGAAGCGACCGAACCACCGTCTGTAGAAGTTCGACCATCTGTCTATGGTTCTATTGAAAACACTATGGGTGGCTCTATAACATCTGAAACGGAacctttaattaatacaaacgATAGCAACAACATAGACCCAAAGGTATGA
- the LOC113397291 gene encoding zinc finger protein ztf-16, whose product MSSKGETEADSGTVSPNLSAVKNEPAPTVSKETPKRGSGTLLKCTTCNSFSTLSSRALTTHMAQCSPDNNNVAATQNADARPHRKLFECDVCNMKFSNGANMRRHKMRHTGVKPYECRVCQKRFFRKDHLAEHFTTHTKSLPYHCPICNRGFQRQIAMRAHFQNEHVGQHDLVKTCPLCSYRAPTMKSLRVHFFNRHGIDLDNPGPGNNSVSLLAAGIANAAYADGTMDPSAISALSALGSGLSVSMAAAYSDSGDSNGARSVDNATPPMHYLTPHVEISMADNNETFSPGQTNNQESRMNGEGPSSPQSGDSAVASSSLSAGLPTNITPSITLIPIKQEPSAADESGAGDGEAGGDKRDVSSSLSSLIKVSPLKSLLREDLRRRISARGRRAASARAAPADALAISSSEPASLVCAFCAITFPDSTLYFLHKGCHCDSNPWKCNICGEQCCNVYEFNSHLLSKSHQ is encoded by the exons ATGTCATCAAAAGGGGAAACAGAGGCCGATTCTGGCACCGTGTCGCCGAATTTGTCAGCTGTTAAAAATGAACCG GCACCTACAGTCAGCAAAGAAACTCCAAAAAGGGGTAGTGGTACACTGTTAAAGTGTACTACATGCAACAGCTTTAGCACATTAAGCAGTCGTGCCTTAACGACACACATGGCACAGTGTTCAcctgataataataatgttgcaGCCACACAAAATGCAGATGCCAGACCGCACAGGAAATTATTTGAGTGTGATGTGTGCAATATGAAATTTTCAAATGGCGCGAATATGCGTCGACATAAAATGCGGCATACGGGGGTCAAACCTTATGAGTGTCGTGTTTgtcaaaaaagattttttagaaaaGATCACTTAGCAGAACACTTCACAACTCACACAAAAAGCTTGCCGTATCATTGCCCTATCTGTAACCGAGGATTCCAGCGACAAATTGCCATGCGCGCACATTTTCAAAATGAACATGTTGGACAGCATGATCTTGTTAAGACTTGCCCACTTTGTAGTTACCGTGCGCCGACTATGAAGAGCCTCAGGGTCCACTTTTTCAATAG ACACGGAATCGACTTGGATAATCCGGGTCCTGGCAATAACTCTGTATCCCTTCTCGCTGCTGGCATTGCCAATGCCGCTTATGCAGATGGCACGATGGACCCAAGTGCAATTTCTGCATTGAGTGCACTAGGCTCAGGTCTATCTGTATCAATGGCCGCCGCTTATTCAGACAGCGGTGACAGTAATGGAGCTCGCTCAGTGGACAATGCTACACCTCCCATGCACTACTTAACACCACATGTCGAAATATCTATGGCTGACAATAACGAGACCTTTTCCCCAGGGCAGACCAATAATCAAG AATCACGAATGAATGGAGAGGGTCCCAGCTCACCGCAATCAGGCGACAGTGCCGTAGCCAGTAGTTCACTTTCTGCTGGCCTTCCCACCAATATCACACCTTCCATAACGCTCATACCCATTAAACag GAGCCGAGCGCGGCGGACGAGAGCGGCGCGGGCGACGGCGAGGCCGGCGGCGACAAGCGCGACGTGTCGTCGAGCCTGTCGTCGCTCATCAAGGTGTCCCCGCTGAAGAGCCTGCTGCGCGAGGACCTGCGGCGCCGCATCTCGGCGCGCGGCCGCCGCGCCGCGtccgcgcgcgccgcgcccgccgacGCGCTCGCCATCTCGTCGTCCGAGCCCGCCTCGCTCGTGTGCGCCTTCTGCGCCATCACCTTCCCCGACTCCACGCTCTACTTCCTGCACAAGGGCTGCCACTGCGACTCCAACCCCTGGAAGTGCAACATCTGCGGCGAGCAGTGCTGCAACGTGTACGAGTTCAACTCCCACCTGCTCAGCAAGAGTCACCAATGA